One Vigna unguiculata cultivar IT97K-499-35 chromosome 7, ASM411807v1, whole genome shotgun sequence genomic region harbors:
- the LOC114192563 gene encoding protease Do-like 2, chloroplastic, with the protein MAVALSSCTSLSSVLFSTVKFRCSFGQRPIIASIRCNHSHRLSSSSSKSNRQKEGAGHKKQHSKDERPSRGNVVEPQPTSSKAFGILRKNKEMFDSKDQQVEPSDLQDSAFLNAVVKVYCTHTAPDYSLPWQKQRQYTSTGSAFMIGDRKLLTNAHCVEHDTQVKVKKRGDDSKYVAKVLARGVDCDIALLSVENDEFWRDVEPLTFGRLPHLQDSVTVVGYPLGGDTISVTKGVVSRIEVTSYAHGSSDLLGIQIDAAINPGNSGGPAFNDQGECIGVAFQVFRSEEAENIGYVIPTTVVSHFLTDYEKNGRYTGFPCLGVLIQKLENPALRAWLKVQSNEGVLVRRVEPTSDAINVLKEGDVIISFDDVPVGSEGTVPFRTNERIAFHFLISQKFSGDTAELGIIRAGTFMKTKIVLNSRVHLVPYHIDEGQPSYLIIAGLVFTPLSEPLIEEECEDSIGLKLLARARYSLARFKGEQIVILSQVLANEVNIGYEDMGNQQVVKFNGTRIKNIHHLAHLVDSCEDRYLRFEFEDSYVAVLDREAVVGASSSILSDYGIPSGRSSDLSKPYVDTAEGDQPANQEFGDSPVSNFEIGSDGLLWA; encoded by the exons ATGGCAGTTGCACTATCAAGTTGCACTTCCTTATCCTCTGTGCTCTTCTCCACTGTTAAATTCCGCTGCTCATTCGGACAAAGACCCATCATTGCCTCTATTCGCTGCAATCACTCGCACCGActctcctcctcttcctccaaATCCAATCGCCAAAAGGAAGGTGCAGGCCACAAGAAACAGCACTCTAAAGATGAAAGGCCTTCAAGAGGGAATGTGGTGGAACCCCAGCCAACTTCTTCTAAAGCTTTTGGCATTCTTAGGAAAAATAAAGAGATGTTTGATTCCAAGGATCAGCAG GTTGAACCAAGTGATTTACAAGACTCGGCTTTCCTTAATGCTGTTGTGAAG GTTTACTGCACCCACACTGCCCCGGATTATTCACTTCCTTGGCAAAAACAGAGACAATACACTAGCACTGGAAG TGCATTTATGATTGGAGACAGGAAACTTTTAACGAATGCACATTGTGTGGAACATGATACCCAg GTCAAAGTAAAGAAAAGAGGGGATGATTCAAAATATGTGGCTAAG GTTTTGGCTAGAGGTGTTGATTGTGATATAGCTTTGCTTTCGGTAGAAAATGATGAGTTTTGGAGAGATGTGGAGCCTCTCACATTTGGACGTTTGCCACATCTTCAG GATTCTGTAACTGTTGTGGGATATCCCCTAGGAGGAGACACAATTTCAGTGACAAAGGGAGTTGTATCTCGTATAGAG gTCACATCATATGCTCATGGATCGTCTGATTTGCTGGGCATTCAAATTGATGCAGCAATAAATCCTG gTAATAGTGGAGGTCCAGCATTCAATGACCAAGGGGAGTGCATTGGAGTAGCATTTCAG GTCTTCAGATCTGAAGAGGCTGAGAATATTGGATATGTGATTCCTACAACTGTTGTATCTCATTTTTTGACCGACTATGAAAAGAATGGCAGGTATACTG GTTTCCCTTGCCTTGGGGTACTTATACAGAAGCTAGAGAACCCTGCACTACGTGCATGGTTGAAAGTACAGTCCAATGAG GGTGTATTGGTTCGTAGAGTTGAGCCTACTTCTGATGCAATTAACGTATTAAAGGAG GGTGATGTGATTATCAGCTTTGATGATGTTCCTGTTGGTAGTGAAGGAACAGTCCCATTCAGAACAAATGAGCGAATAGCCTTCCACTTCCTCATTAGTCAAAA ATTTTCAGGTGATACTGCAGAGCTTGGTATCATCAGAGCAGGGAcatttatgaaaactaaaattgttttaaactcACGAGTTCATTTG GTTCCCTATCACATTGATGAAGGTCAACCTTCCTATCTAATAATTGCTGGTTTAGTGTTCACACCCCTCTCAGAGCCATTGATTGA GGAAGAATGTGAAGACTCTATAGGG CTAAAATTATTGGCAAGGGCACGTTATTCTTTAGCAAGGTTTAAAGGGGAGCAAATTGTAATTCTTTCTCAG GTCTTGGCAAACGAAGTCAACATAGGTTATGAAGACATGGGCAATCAACAG gttgTAAAATTCAACGGAACTCGAATCAAAAACATTCATCACCTTGCACATCTCGTTGATT CATGCGAGGACAGGTATCTACGTTTTGAATTTGAAGATAGCTATGTAGCTGTTTTAGACAGAGAAGCTGTTGTTGGTGCTTCATCCTCCATACTGAGTGATTATGGAATCCCATCTGGAAGATCTTCTGATCTTTCTAAACCTTATGTGGATACAGCAGAAGGTGATCAACCAGCAAACCAGGAATTTGGTGATAGCCcagtttcaaattttgaaattggcTCTGATGGACTACTCTGGGCATAA
- the LOC114191286 gene encoding uncharacterized protein LOC114191286 has protein sequence MGYSNRDYVQKARKFLDSIRAMSLTQSSSSYCNNCVQRSVPSSRTQALRPICDCGEAAVLRIARTPRNVGRKFWGCTNYKSEGGGVCCNFFKWWYEDVDEEKEVIIVNQNMKIEDLENVVRVLKKWFNVLAVVVSIVGLINVVMLALMLKN, from the exons ATGGGCTATTCAAACAGAGACTATGTGCAGAAAGCGCGGAAGTTTCTGGATTccatcagag CTATGTCTCTGACCCAATCATCTTCTTCATACTGTAATAACTGTGTGCAGCGTAGTGTTCCCTCTTCTCGCACCCAAGCTTTAAGACCCATTTGTGATTGTGGGGAAGCTGCAGTTCTGAGGATAGCAAGAACTCCGAGAAATGTGGGTAGAAAGTTCTGGGGTTGTACTAACTACAAg AGTGAAGGTGGTGGTGTTTgctgcaatttttttaaatggtgGTATGAAGACgttgatgaagaaaaagaagttattattgtgaaccaaaacatgaaGATAGAAGATCTCGAGAATGTAGTTAGGGTTCTGAAGAAATGGTTTAATGTATTAGCAGTAGTGGTTAGTATTGTTGGGTTGATAAACGTTGTGATGTTGGCGTTGATGCTGAAAAATTGA
- the LOC114189804 gene encoding U1 small nuclear ribonucleoprotein C-like — MPRYYCDYCDTYLTHDSPSVRKQHNAGYKHKANVRTYYQQFEEQQTQSLIDQRIKEHLGQAAAFQQVGVAYNHLMVQRPNLPPVLPPPRLPIPGNAQVPGSQPLMPGMRPPVFPRPLPGAPGYASAPTMPPMLPPPAAPQVSGQLNTLPRPPSLAPPPTVPGSTAPPASNGAPSMVSSAVYQANPPAPGGYDNYNASAQAPEGNH; from the exons ATGCCTCG GTATTACTGTGACTACTGCGACACCTATTTGACCCACGATTCT CCATCTGTTAGAAAGCAGCACAATGCAGGTTACAAACACAAG GCAAATGTGAGAACCTACTACCAGCAATTTGAAGAACAACAAACACAGAGTTTAATTGATCAGAGGATCAAAGAACATCTTGGGCAAGCTGCAGCATTTCAGCAGGTTGGTGTAGCTTATAATCATCTGATGGTTCAGAGGCCAAACCTTCCTCCTGTGTTGCCACCACCAAGACTGCCTATTCCTGGAAATGCACAAGTACCTGGAAGCCAACCACTAATGCCAGGAATGAGACCACCTGTCTTTCCTAGACCACTTCCTGGGGCACCAG GATATGCTTCTGCACCTACCATGCCTCCAATGTTACCCCCACCTGCTGCTCCCCAGGTGTCAGGTCAACTTAATACCCTACCAAGACCCCCTTCATTAGCTCCCCCTCCAACTGTTCCTGGTAGCACTGCGCCCCCAGCTTCCAATGGTGCTCCCTCTATGGTATCGTCAGCAGTGTACCAAGCTAATCCACCAGCACCTGGAGGTTATGATAATTACAATGCCAGTGCTCAAGCACCTGAGGGCAATCACTGA